TCGTGGGCGGCGTGCAGTTTGGCATCGTAGCAAAGGCAAAAGATGGCGATATGCTAGAGCTTAAAGCAAAAGATTTTAGCGTGACGGCAAAATTTAAACTAGACCATTCGCTAAAAGGCACAGTTGCGATATTTGGCGCAAAAGATTTTGATGGATACGCATTTAAGCAAGTAGTAGTTAATAAATGAAAATAAGCATAAATGATCAAATTTTAGAAGCAGATGAAGGCGAGAGCATCCTAAGTATCGCAAGAGCAAATGGAATTTATATCCCAGCTCTTTGCTATCTTAGCGGCTGCTCACCAACTCTTGCTTGTAGGCTTTGCATGGCCGAGGCAAATGGCAAAGTAGTTTATAGCTGCAATGCCAAAGCAAAAGAGGATATGCAAATTTATACAAACACGCCAGAAATCGCTGCCGAGCGAAATGCGATCATGCAGACTTACTGCGTAAATCATCCGATTCAATGTGGCGTTTGTGACAAAAGCGGCGAATGTGAACTACAAAATTTAACCACACATTTAAAAGTAAATGAACAAAAATTTGCCATCGTTGACACGCACAAACCACATAAAAAATGGGGGCTAATCAACTACGATCCAGCTCTTTGCATAGTCTGCGAAAGATGTGTCACTGTTTGTAAGGACAGGATAGGCGAGAGTGCACTAAAGACCGTACCAAGGGGCGTTGAAGTGCCAAAAGAACTAAAAGAGAGTATGCCAAAAGATGCCTACGCAGTTTTTAGCAAGATGCAAAAAAGCTTAATAGGCCCAAGCGTGGGCGAGAGTTTAGACTGCTCATTTTGTGGCGAGTGTATCAGTGTTTGCCCTACTGGAGCACTTATTAGTTCGCATTTTCAATATAGCACAAATATCTGGGAGCTAAACCCTGTCTCAGCTGCAAATCCGCATCAAAGCGACTGCGAGCTAATTTACTATGACATAAAAGAAAAGAGCACTAGCGACAGAAGTAAGCAAATTTACCGCGTCAGCAATGACTTTACATTTGGCGAGATAAGTGGAGCAGCTAGGTTTGGTTATGACTTTCACAACGAGCTTGCCTGTAAAAATGAAGAAAAATTTGAAGAGATTGTTTTAAATATTAAAAATGGCGCGATCAAAAATATAAAATTTAATAGCTTTATCACGAACGAAGAGGCCCTTATTTTAGAGCGTTTAAGAGAGAAATTTGATCTAAATTTAATAAACAATGAGGCGCTAAATTATCAAAAATTTTTAAATAAATTTAGCGAATTTAGTGGGCTTAGCTCATATAACGCAGACTATGAAGATATTAAAAATAGCGATTTTATCATCAGTGCTGGCAGTTTCTTAAGACACGAAAGCCCAGTGACAAGCTTTAAGTTAAATAATGCTTTAAAAATGAATAAAGCAGCTGGAATTTACTTTCATCACATAACCGATGAGGTCGTTAAAAAATATTCTAAAAATTTTATCTATGTAGCGCATGAAGCTGGAAAATTAGAGCAAATTGTACTTTTTATACTTAAAAACTGGGGTGAAAATTTACCTAGCGCACTTACATCAAAACTTGAAAATTTTGATGAAAATTTTGACTTAGATGTACCGGCTTTAAGTGATGGCAAAAGCAAATTTACGCTCATTTTAGGAAGCGATTTTTACACGGATGAAAATGCGAATTTACTAGCCGCACTTACTGGAGTGATCGCAAGAGCTACGCCGTTTCGTGTGATGCTAATACCACCACGCACAAACTCACTTGGCGTTGCTAAAATTTGCACTCTTGCAAGCGAGAAAAAGCCTGGCAAGACGCTTGGCTATAACGAAAATGGCAATTATAAATTTAGCATTTTTGAAGGTGACATCGATGCTAGCGCGCTAAATCAGCAAGAAGGCACATTTACAAGCATAAATAACGCCTTAGTGCCAACAAATGTAGCGATACCGCACAAAGGTTATTTTCTAAACGATATTGCAAATGCACTTGGACTAATGGCTAAAAATACGATTGATTACACGCCAAATTTACCAAAAGAAAAGGGTTATAAAGGCATTAAATTTGATGATTTAGAAAATTTTTACGCAAACGACGGCACAAGCCACATAGGTTATAAACTAGAAATTTCAAATTTCACGCCAAAAGAGGACATAGAGTCACTTTTTAAAGAAAAAAATGAGCCAAATTTAAAAGATGGCGAAGCTCTAGTTAGCCTTGCAAATCCTATAAATTTGCCATCATTTTTTGCAAACTATGCCACGCAAACAGCCAAAAGAGCGAAGCTTTATGCAAGTAGCGAATTTATGGCTAAATTTGAAATTTCACAAAATGAAGCAATTATTTTAGAAAAAGATGGGCACAAGCTTGCCATTTGCGTGGAGCTTGATAGCGAGCTTGGCGGAGTCGCTGCATATTTAGGTAATTATGACGATAAGCTTGATGTGGGGGTTATATTTAATGGCAAAAGCTACGCCGTAGTTAAAATTATAAAGGCAAAAGATGAGTGAAACACTATTTTTTGTGCTAAGCACTATCGTTAAAGCTGTGGTCATCTTAGCCGTCATGGCAAGCCTTGCAGGGCTTGCGACTTATGCTGAGAGAAAGGTATTAGCCTACATGCAGCGCCGCGTTGGGCCTGATATGGTAGGGCCAGCTGGAATTTTACAGATAGTAGCTGACATGATAAAACTCTTTACAAAAGAGGACATCGTACCAGCAAATACGAATAAATTTATCTTTTTAATAGCTCCACTAATATCAGCCATTGCCGCCTTTGCAGCGCTTGCACCTGTGCCGTTTTTGCCTGAGTTTGAAATTTTTGGACATACATTACGTCCGATTCTCTCAGATATAAATGTTGGTATTTTATACATCGCTGGTGTTGCTTCAGTTTGCGTCTTTTCTCCACTTGCAGCAGGTCTTGCAAGCTATAATAAATTTGCATTAATTAGTGCAGCTCGCGCAGTAGTCTCACTTCTTAGTTTCGAAATAGTCGCTGGCATGGCTCTTTTAAGCGTCGTAATGGTCACTAGCTCACTCTCACTTGTGGATATAAACAACTATCAAAAAGGAATTTTTGGCTGGCTTATATTTAAGCAGCCACTTGCCTTTTTGCTATTTTTAATAGCAAGCTTTGTGGAGTGCAATAGAACGCCATTTTGCTTAACAGAAAATGAAACAGAGATAGTGGCAGGCTATGGCACCGAGTATAGCGGCATGAGATGGGCGATGTTTTTCATCGGCGAGTACACAAATATGATCGCTGCTAGCATCATCATTACGATTTTATTTTTAGGTGGATTTAACGAATTTTTATTTATCCCAGGTGCTTTGATGATCATCTTAAAATCAAGCATTGTCTTTTTCTTTTTTCTTTGGGTAAGGGCTTCATGGGCACATTTAAGAGTTGATCAGTTAAGTGCATTTT
Above is a window of Campylobacter concisus ATCC 51562 DNA encoding:
- a CDS encoding NADH-quinone oxidoreductase subunit G, which produces MKISINDQILEADEGESILSIARANGIYIPALCYLSGCSPTLACRLCMAEANGKVVYSCNAKAKEDMQIYTNTPEIAAERNAIMQTYCVNHPIQCGVCDKSGECELQNLTTHLKVNEQKFAIVDTHKPHKKWGLINYDPALCIVCERCVTVCKDRIGESALKTVPRGVEVPKELKESMPKDAYAVFSKMQKSLIGPSVGESLDCSFCGECISVCPTGALISSHFQYSTNIWELNPVSAANPHQSDCELIYYDIKEKSTSDRSKQIYRVSNDFTFGEISGAARFGYDFHNELACKNEEKFEEIVLNIKNGAIKNIKFNSFITNEEALILERLREKFDLNLINNEALNYQKFLNKFSEFSGLSSYNADYEDIKNSDFIISAGSFLRHESPVTSFKLNNALKMNKAAGIYFHHITDEVVKKYSKNFIYVAHEAGKLEQIVLFILKNWGENLPSALTSKLENFDENFDLDVPALSDGKSKFTLILGSDFYTDENANLLAALTGVIARATPFRVMLIPPRTNSLGVAKICTLASEKKPGKTLGYNENGNYKFSIFEGDIDASALNQQEGTFTSINNALVPTNVAIPHKGYFLNDIANALGLMAKNTIDYTPNLPKEKGYKGIKFDDLENFYANDGTSHIGYKLEISNFTPKEDIESLFKEKNEPNLKDGEALVSLANPINLPSFFANYATQTAKRAKLYASSEFMAKFEISQNEAIILEKDGHKLAICVELDSELGGVAAYLGNYDDKLDVGVIFNGKSYAVVKIIKAKDE
- the nuoH gene encoding NADH-quinone oxidoreductase subunit NuoH: MSETLFFVLSTIVKAVVILAVMASLAGLATYAERKVLAYMQRRVGPDMVGPAGILQIVADMIKLFTKEDIVPANTNKFIFLIAPLISAIAAFAALAPVPFLPEFEIFGHTLRPILSDINVGILYIAGVASVCVFSPLAAGLASYNKFALISAARAVVSLLSFEIVAGMALLSVVMVTSSLSLVDINNYQKGIFGWLIFKQPLAFLLFLIASFVECNRTPFCLTENETEIVAGYGTEYSGMRWAMFFIGEYTNMIAASIIITILFLGGFNEFLFIPGALMIILKSSIVFFFFLWVRASWAHLRVDQLSAFCWKILLPLGILNIVVTGFMLLI